GAgtaatgaaaaatatataaagGTTTATGAAGGTGGGTGTGGGAGGGTTGAGCTCGGGTGAATTGAAGTATTTATTTCAACGTTTTTGGCTTGCTTTTGCAAACTTTCCTTCAAGAGAATGGAAGGGACATAGGACTGTTGCAAATATGACTTTGGAAAGCACCTCTCTTTAAGTAAGTTTGAGTTTGAGATAACCGCTGTCCTTGAGACGAGCCATGACTGTAGAGATTGTGATACTTTTTAATTAGAgagtttcaaatattttatgtgAATAAAATTCGCCTTTATATGAATTACCTCAAAAAGTTCAGCCATGGTCAAAACATTTGTTATTTAAGAAGTAGTGTTTCCTCAACGAGGAAAGGTCTCcgatttttttgattttgtttcgtAGACAAGGAATGTTTTTCGAAAGTAGAGCGTCTACACTTTGGCCGCCGAGAGATAATCGTCGGGTGAGAATCTTAGTTAATTACTGAAACTTATCAATTTTTGTGAAACTCCAAACGATATcagaatcaaaaatatttaacTGATTGGGTTCCTAATGCAATCACTTCATGTATGGCAAAGGGAAAAATAAGAGATACCTTGTTCTCGTACATTAAATTGTTTGTGAAGTTCATTGTATTTCTGGATTAGTAATTGTGGccccaaattaaaaaaagtttctaATCTCAAGTCTTTATACTTTTCTaggttttgattttaaaataaTCGTTAAAAGCTAATAATACCTATCATAAAGTCCATCGCCAATTGTAAACATATTTCTTGTCACAGATTTTGGATCCAGAagcaataaaaattgaaaaagatgtgtttaaaaaaaagcattattAATGCAATGACTGTTCGCTTGTTCCCTCTCCCGAAAGGATATCCAGATCCTAGAAATAATGTCTTTGCCCATAGATCATTCCTGAAGTTGTTTCTATCTTTTGAAACGTGTATTCTTTTGCGATCAATGTACTTTACGTTTATTCTTATCCTATAATGTGTGTCACGAATTGTTGAACCGGGGAATTGCCCATCGTCACATAATCACGAAAGAGCAATACTTGAAAACATGAATCTGGTTACTAATAGTAAACGTTTCATTAAATTTTCTCGATGAGTCGAGTCCCTGGTTAGAATTTTTCCAATGAGCTGTCAACTTTTTATTAAGCAATTGTCACGCACCCATGTCAAAAAAGGGCTGGCATGTGTACTGCATATTATTAATGTTAGACAAACTTACTTCTCCAACCCCATTCGGGTCTATCCACAACTAGTGCTAATAAGGCCGTCTCACATTCGTCCAAATTGTCCAATAACCAAGATTGGACCAGTTCCATTGATTGGGCAGCATCGATGGACCTTGCTGAATCGGCCAGACCGGCGATGTTTCTTTGACTTAATCTTAGGATCTTTCTGGCCAGTCCATCCACGCTGAAGGCTCTGGAAACAGTCTCTTTGGGCGATAACCCTGCGTAGAATTGAGGCAATTCATGGTGTTGAGCGAGTTCCTCGACCGCACAGAGAATGGAACGGTCGGAAGGAGTGGGTTTTTGGAACTGTAGGTTCTCGACCTTCAACAGAACGTCGTCAAAACTGATATTGTTCAAGTATTTGTTTTGAGGCGCTATAGACCATGCTCGTTTTGGTCCAGCTACCAAATTAATGGCAAGGATAAGTAACCAAGGGTTCACCCTCACCATGCTACTGTTAATGATTGTCTGAAGTGAGTGTTACATTCATTTTGTAGGAGTTGGAGGAGGATCCTCAGTATCTCTCTTATCAATCGTTAGTTTCAAGAACCTCAAAGAAATTATCTTCTAAGTAAACTTATAGAATCTATGCAAAGAATGTGACGATGAGGGTGCCGTAGCCCTCTAAACTACAGACATGAGCCGTGATGGAGTAGTAGGCGGACTAGactaatttttttcttttgaagcgACCCTCTGAGATGTTCTCAATGACAAAAGATTTGATTGATAGGTACGTGTTTGCCGATGGCCCAACATGAGTGAAGAAAATCGTCTCGTCCgacgtttcattcaaatcaatgattcACATCTCGATCAATAATCACGTCAACAGATGTTCAATGAATCATTGAGAAAGAGGACTTGCTAACAATTAATGGCCATGGGAAAGTCGAGTTTATTATCGTTATTGGCACTTGGTTAATGTACGAGCatacaaatttcattttctggtCACCATCCTCTGAATGAGTCATTGACTTAGTTCATTAGGACTTCCATTTGAACGAGTCGAGCATTGGTGTCACCCGGCATTCGATAAGGGATCATCCCCGCATACGTGATGAGGGCTTTGGCTCGGTCTCGTAAGGTATCCAAATGCCGTTCTCTTCCTCCATCTTGACCCATGCCTCGCCCTGGAGTAGCACTTTTGCTCTGTTTGTATTGGGCAAATAGAATACTCATAGCTGAGAGCAAAAGGTCGGGAATATTACGACGAATCTCCTCTTGGAGAAGACGAAAGTTGCCAACCATGAGATCAATCTCGGAGACCAACAGAGGAACGAGCTGAAATGGAGGGCCATCATGAGTGAGGAATTTGTCAGCGAGTCTCTGGACACTAACAACCAACTCTCAACTTACCTTTAACTTGGCCAATGTATCCAGGGCATCGTCAAATTTCTTCATATGATACAGATCGAAGAAGGTCATGAGATCGAGCAAGAGGTAAAATGACTCAATATTAGCCTTAGAAGCCCCATGTCCGAGACTTCTATAGCGCTTGGCCACATCTACAGATTGGCGTTGCAGCCGATCTCGGCGGGATTCCACAGACGCGGGTTGGGCAATGACCTGAGCCAGTAGCTTGTTTAACAGTTCAATGACTTTGTCATGCTTGCGAGCCAAGTCGTAGAGTTTCACTCCATCCTCAAACATCCCTTTCTGTTCGGAATCTTGGGCTACCAATTCAATGACTCGTTGAGAGTCCCCGGGAGAGTTCTGAAGGCGATCAATTAATCCCGGGGCTCGAGTTCCATCTTGCGTGAGTTGTCCCAAAAGTAGGTCGAATTCACGGGACTCTAAAACCAGAGCGCTCACGCAGGACATGAAGAGATTCTCATCTTTTGTTCCACGTTCATTGCGGAGGAAGTAGAAGTATTGGAGGGCCTCCTTGGGATCCGtgctttcaaactttttcacATAAAGCATGATGAGACGGGCAATGTTGAGCCGTCTCAATGGATTGCGATCGCCTGATTCTCGCGAGAGCAGGGCGGCCTGAATGTTTCTAGGCAATAGAAGGATACGTATTTCGAACAAGGATAGGGCAATGTGAACGGCGTGGGCTCGGAATCGGTTGGTCCGGAATAGGAACTCGGTGGCAGCTTCAAATTGTCCGGTGAGAAATAGCACTTGAAAGTATAAAAGCGGTTTCTCATAGGCGTTGAAATGAGACTCGCCATATTCCTCAGACATTTGGATCTGCAACTTGGTCAGCGTTAAGTGATCTAAGGCGTGGGAAGAGGCAATCTCATCGTCCCCGCGAATCTGGTACAGCTTCAGCCATAGGTAGTCGTCCAATGAAGTGGCGATCTCATTATGTTCATCCGATGGATCACACGCCCCAAGGAGGCAATAAACCGCCCGTTTAAAAGGATCCGTGGTAGAGCGAATGGATCGGCGATAAGCTAGTTTCACAATATTGTCCGAGTGAGGCGTAAGACGTTGGTCCACGGAAGTGTTGACTTCTGTCAGAAACTTGGTCATGTCCGACAATCCTTGACCGGCTTGATTGGCCGATTGAATGGCGGCTTTAACATCGCCACATCGAAGGGCGTAAAAAATCATGGCCCAGACCGGCGCCCCGTCAATTAAACCATCTTCTAGCCCTAAGGTCAGTCAGTGAGCGGGAGTTAAGTATGAGAAGTCAACTCCTTCGAATCGAAACAAAGTTCATTACTTACCCGGGGTATTCGGTGGGATTTGAACCTTGAGGAAGCTACGCACTAATTGGTAAGTGCCGGGTATGCCACCTAGCTGAGCCTTGGGCATGTTATTGAACACGGTGGTGGTGatgaattttttgaaatcGGCTTCCAAATAATTCTGAGCGGCTTGCACCACGGCCTTTTGACAGACATCTGAGGCCCGCCAAGTGGCGATCTTCGAGGCTTGATTGGGTGCGGGCGGGAGATTTCGGACCAAGCTCCGCGTGATTTCCCACAAGGCCGAAACTTCTTGATCCCGTTCAGGTTGGAAAAGGCGACCAAAGTGATCCACCAGATCGGGTTTCAGCGATCCGCCACCTGAAGCCACCGCCTCATTATAGCGGCTGACCACTTGGGCATAGGCCACCTCCTCATGATCTAAAGTCGAGCGGCCGGCATGCAATGTGGAATCATGCACGCGACTGCGCTCAGGACGAATAGAGCGGGTGAGTTCCAATAGATCGGAGCCTGGACCGGGCGGGCCGCCCAGAGCATGCNAGTTCTTTGCCAGATTCGAATCCGGACTCGGCGAGTCtgacaaaagtaaaaaaatccaaggacttgtggactcgccccagcaatATTAATAGTAAATTAACCCTCTCAAGCtcttgtaggaaatcatatcggttcaTATTtacaagaaaagaagggaccaagaaaaaagatatagaaagaaaaacatgaaaaacagagcaacGCATATATTttaagtgttaatttgttgactagaaaatgcgaaacgacttcaggaatgggaggaaaatttaTAAGTTTAGGATTGTTTTTGGTGCAtcgagtgttttgatgagatcgagCGGCGGATAAGGatgatgaaagagaaaaataaaaatcatttctcaGGATTTTTGTTGGTATACATAGCAATTCACGAGGGCTGGTGTAGNNNNNNNNNNNNNNNNNNNNNNNNNNNNNNNNNNNNatagtaaaaaaataattcatttttttctgagaaTTTCGCAAGAAGAGTCTTTTTGCAAGACTTGACTCCAATAAAAAAACTCAAGTTCTTTGCCAGATTCGAATCCGGACTCGGCGAGTCtgacaaaagtaaaaaaaatccaaggacttgtggactcgccccagcaatATTAATAGTAAATTAACCCTCTCAAGCTCTTGGAGCTTGCATTGTAAATAGTTAGATATATCTTTTAGGGAACACTTttatcatgattaaataatgtcggcatCTAATCTTAGAGTTAACATCTTAATATATCAAAACTGTTTTATGAGTAGGGTCGGCCANNNNNNNNNNNNNNNNNNNNNNNNNNNNNNNNNNNNNNNACTGTTCTTGCTTCCTTCCTGATTTCAAGTCGTTCAGCTGTTTGATTGGGTCTTGGCAACTGTTGAACCGCCGACTCAAAAGCCCCAAAAGGAGCGAGCCCTGAGAAAAAGACTTGAGGagctgaggcgagtttttaaacgctcgtacctctaAGTTAAGGCATGGATGGATGTTACATAAAATGAGCATCTCCTAGCCAATTTCGGCAGTGTATTTTCATTGCCTTCTATCTGACCAACAATCTGCCcttagaggaagcaaggcttAGAGAGTAGAGAGTGTGATGCGAGCTGACCAGacggactcgttttcagagctgaTGGGTTACACCTGAAAGGCTGTAAGAGTATGGTATCTTGAGttttcaatcggctggagtGGCTCTGTCCACTGATTACCGAGTCAGCTGCAGTGAAAAAGCTCAACAAACTCGATATGTACTCTTCTATGATGACTCTTCCATGTTACCTCTAATTCTTTTATCATCTGCCCAGCTAGGGTTGGCCATTAATACGAGTTAGTGTTGaagcgagtccggactcgagttctAGTgtactcgagtcttttactcgattttggaaaCATTGGCCGGACTCAAGCCTTTTaaaaaggactcgagtccggacttgtaaaaaaataattcatttttttctgagaaTTTCGCAAGAAGAGTCTTTTTGCAAGACTTGACTCCAATAAAAAAACTCAAGTTCTTTGCCAGATTCGAATCCGGACTCGGCGAGTCtgacaaaagtaaaaaaaatccaggacttgtggactcgccccagcaatATTAATAGTAAATTAACCCTCTCAAGCTCTTGGAGCTTGCATTGTAAATAGTTAGATATATCTTTTAGGGAACACTTttatcatgattaaataatgtcggcatCTAATCTCTGAGTTAGCATCTCAATATaacaacaatttcatgagcatgtaattcctcaggttctgggtaagcaaaagcttgttttcaccaggacctgggcaaattaaagaagacatgacatagatagccaataatgttacagaggccaagctgcaacacgataacgtgagttggaagaaatacaaaatgaaattggaagctttgtaggaaatcatatcggttcaTATTtacaagaaaagaagggaccaagaaaaaagatatagaaagaaaaacatgaaaaacagagcaaagcataTATTttaagtgttaatttgttgactagaaaatgcgaaacgacttcaggaatgggaggaaaatttaTAAGTTTAGGATTGTATTTCGTGCAtcgagtgttttgatgagatcaagCGGCGGATAAGGatgatgaaagagaaaaatataaataatTTCTtcggatttttgttggcatacatagcaattcttgagtttgcaaggagCAATGGAACacttctgtaagagataatcttttattgtttCTGGTTAGATCGATGTCTGGGGGGTTGAAATTATTgcactcgttgggaaaagcaaagttctgtagtctttgtaaaagtcccgacttgacaacaaattgacctccaaccgccaagccgatgattatttttctatttgaaaatattgatacatggtggaagttcttgcaagcacggctgcctcatcacttgaaggATTTGaagcgtgcgcaaatcttgcaattttaggagcttagactcatgaaacaaagattcagtgtgcGATGACCACCTGGTATTTATCcatagctcttttctggagtatggacaagatcttcagtctcgtactttggccataaaattcaatacccCACTCCAAGACACTTCAGATAAGTCCATTataaaattgttttctttaCGGTTTTGAcactgacttgcgaattcAGTTCAGgctgaaaagaattttttcgaactttgtttgctacactctcAATGTGACAGTGCCACTTAagtttgctatcgagttgcattcccagaaatcGTATTGACTTTTCATTGGATGTGGTAGAGCCCACCTCCTCTAACCTACGTCCATTTATATTAattttgaagttaaaattacattttttgtgcttgataaccatgaatttagatttatctatgtttaaagttaatttatttatttctaacaTTCGGGAGATacgttccagttgaacatttgttttctcctctagtttatcaggttggctttcaaagcaTTGAAGCGTCGTACCATCAGCAAACataatgcttttcaaaatgttatgctgaggcatgtcgtttaCATAGATtagaaataagagaggtccaaggatgCTGCCTTGGGGAACCCCACATTcgactttcagtttcaaggacctaacATTATTCACCTCGACATTCTggtacctctcagaaaggtagtttttgaaccaaactatgAACCTACCGTGGCATCCGTAATACTCTAGtttctttttaatcaatataccatgatcaacacaatcaaaagcttttttgaggtccagaaatatagtaagtgccattttgtcgcagagattagcagaaatattttgtagaaaattttgaactgcatgcatagtgttatgttgctttctaaaaccaaactgttcaGGGTAAAGGAGAACCTCTACTTCTAAAAAGTTATGCATTTCTTTATAAACAATTTATCCTAAaaccttggagaaacttgaaaagactTATAGGACGATAATTACCAGGTAGtgatttgtcacctgatttaaaaagtggaatgac
This Tigriopus californicus strain San Diego chromosome 7, Tcal_SD_v2.1, whole genome shotgun sequence DNA region includes the following protein-coding sequences:
- the LOC131884021 gene encoding nuclear pore complex protein Nup93-like (The sequence of the model RefSeq protein was modified relative to this genomic sequence to represent the inferred CDS: added 527 bases not found in genome assembly), encoding MAGFATDFGDLLQSAEQLTAEFAQATPLLFRAAHGGSGGGAGAGHDLPRVERNLSQLVEAGQQLLTQATRGRRAGEADPSARDEEAEAAILLGSRGVDLPGLKAQLASLSRAGQTEASAPLEALPPTDIAGFLRNERENAILSVIEETRSETLAQVERLHWGAVSAEWEQDKRRILHALGGPPGPGSDLLELTRSIRPERSRVHDSTLHAGRSTLDHEEVAYAQVVSRYNEAVASGGGSLKPDLVDHFGRLFQPERDQEVSALWEITRSLVRNLPPAPNQASKIATWRASDVCQKAVVQAAQNYLEADFKKFITTTVFNNMPKAQLGGIPGTYQLVRSFLKVQIPPNTPGLEDGLIDGAPVWAMIFYALRCGDVKAAIQSANQAGQGLSDMTKFLTEVNTSVDQRLTPHSDNIVKLAYRRSIRSTTDPFKRAVYCLLGACDPSDEHNEIATSLDDYLWLKLYQIRGDDEIASSHALDHLTLTKLQIQMSEEYGESHFNAYEKPLLYFQVLFLTGQFEAATEFLFRTNRFRAHAVHIALSLFEIRILLLPRNIQAALLSRESGDRNPLRRLNIARLIMLYVKKFESTDPKEALQYFYFLRNERGTKDENLFMSCVSALVLESREFDLLLGQLTQDGTRAPGLIDRLQNSPGDSQRVIELVAQDSEQKGMFEDGVKLYDLARKHDKVIELLNKLLAQVIAQPASVESRRDRLQRQSVDVAKRYRSLGHGASKANIESFYLLLDLMTFFDLYHMKKFDDALDTLAKLKLVPLLVSEIDLMVGNFRLLQEEIRRNIPDLLLSAMSILFAQYKQSKSATPGRGMGQDGGRERHLDTLRDRAKALITYAGMIPYRMPGDTNARLVQMEVLMN